The Nitrosococcus watsonii C-113 genome includes the window ACATCGTTTTTGCTGGAACACCGGTATTTGCCGCTGTCGCCCTACGCCGACTCCTTGAAACCGGATATCGAATTGGAGCGGTTTATACTCAACCTGATCGCCCCAGCGGCCGGGGACGGCGACTCGTCCCAAGCCCAGTTAAAGATATCGCTATCACTCACCAGCTTCCCCTTTATCAACCGGCTACTTTAAAAGATAAGGCATCCCAGACTCAGCTCGCGGCACTGGCGCCAGATCTTATGGTTGTCGCCGCCTATGGTCTTATTCTGCCCACAGCAGTGCTCCAAATTCCCCCTCTAGGATGCATCAACATCCACGCCTCCTTGCTGCCTCGCTGGCGGGGCGCTGCCCCTATTCAACGGGCCTTACTGGCTGGAGACAAGGAAACAGGTATTAGTATCATGCAAATGGATGCAGGCTTGGATACGGGCCCGGTGCTTCATACCGCCCGTTATCCTATACAGCCAAAAGATACGGCTGCCATCGTCCATGATCAGCTTGCCGAGTTGGGAGCCGAAGCTTTATTGCAGTGCTTGCCTTCCTTGCTCGAAAAGAAAGCAAACACCGCTGTTCTTCAAGACGAAAGCCGAGCCTGTTATGCGCCTAAAATACGTAAGGAAGAAGCCTGGCTCGATTGGTCTCAGCCGGCAATATTTCTTGAACGCCAGGTGCGGGCCTTTAATCCTTGGCCGGTGGCGCAAACTCAGATCGAGGGGCGAATTCTGCGGGTATGGTCAGCAACGGCCCTCGCTAAAACGACCCATGTCCTACCTGGTACTCTTCTAGCAGTCCACAAAACAGGGATTGATATAGCTACTGGCAACGGCACCTTGCGCCTGCTTGAAGTACAGCCGGCAGGTAAGCGGGTCATGACGGTCCAAGCTTATCTCAGTGCCCATCTTCTTACGCCAGGTACCGTGTTGGTAAAAAGCCCAGGCAAAACCAAATCGCCTTAACTTACCAAAATCCTAGCTGTGGCTAAATCAGCAAATACGCGAATAATAGCAACCAGTGTACTGGTGCGGGTGCTCGATCAGGGGCGCTCTCTCACTGGGGTTCTACCGCCAGCGATGGCGCATCTACCGGCACGGGAGCAAGCCTTTACCCAAACCTTATGCTATGGAGTTGTACGATGGCTCCCCCGGCTTGACTATCTGGTCCAGAAGCTTCTACATAAGCCGTTACGAGCACGCGACAGGGATCTTTATGCCTTGCTGCTTTTGGGGCTATACCAGCTAACGGAGCTAGGTATTCCCTCCTATGCGGCTTTGTCTGAAACCGTCAACGCCGCCGAAAACCTGGGTAAGCCATGGGCTAAAAAGATGCTCAACGGGACCCTCCGTGCGTACTTACGCAATGAAACCGCCCTACAAGCTCAGGTGGCTACCCATGAAGCAGCTCATACCGCTCACCCTCAGTGGCTCTTGGACACTATCCGCCATTCCTGGCCAGATCATTGGCCTCAAATTATTACGGCCAACAATAACCATCCTCCTCTCAGCCTGCGTATTAACCGTCTCCAAAACAATCGGGAAAACTATCTGCGGGAACTGAGGCGCAATGATATCAAAGCCTGGCCTATTCCCCATACGGAAAGTGGAGTCATACTAGAGCAGCCCCGCCAAGTCACCACCTTGCCAGGTTTTCTTAAGGGTCAAATTTCCGTCCAGGATGGTGCCGGACAGCGAGCTGTTCCCTTATTGGCCCTGGCCCCAGGGCAACGAGTATTGGATG containing:
- the fmt gene encoding methionyl-tRNA formyltransferase, giving the protein MAAPPYIVFAGTPVFAAVALRRLLETGYRIGAVYTQPDRPSGRGRRLVPSPVKDIAITHQLPLYQPATLKDKASQTQLAALAPDLMVVAAYGLILPTAVLQIPPLGCINIHASLLPRWRGAAPIQRALLAGDKETGISIMQMDAGLDTGPVLHTARYPIQPKDTAAIVHDQLAELGAEALLQCLPSLLEKKANTAVLQDESRACYAPKIRKEEAWLDWSQPAIFLERQVRAFNPWPVAQTQIEGRILRVWSATALAKTTHVLPGTLLAVHKTGIDIATGNGTLRLLEVQPAGKRVMTVQAYLSAHLLTPGTVLVKSPGKTKSP
- the rsmB gene encoding 16S rRNA (cytosine(967)-C(5))-methyltransferase RsmB → MAKSANTRIIATSVLVRVLDQGRSLTGVLPPAMAHLPAREQAFTQTLCYGVVRWLPRLDYLVQKLLHKPLRARDRDLYALLLLGLYQLTELGIPSYAALSETVNAAENLGKPWAKKMLNGTLRAYLRNETALQAQVATHEAAHTAHPQWLLDTIRHSWPDHWPQIITANNNHPPLSLRINRLQNNRENYLRELRRNDIKAWPIPHTESGVILEQPRQVTTLPGFLKGQISVQDGAGQRAVPLLALAPGQRVLDACAAPGGKTSHILELEPQLATLLALDLDATRLGRLENNLKRLQLKAEVIQGNALQPDAWWDGIPFDRILLDAPCSGSGVIRRHPDIKVLRRESDILPLAVLQKRLLSALWPLLAPGGMLLYCTCSILPIENERQIHEFLLSHPEGQERPLEVPWGLPQTVGRQLLTGTEELDGFYYACLEKR